Genomic segment of Parabacteroides pacaensis:
CGGGGTTTCGTCGGCCATGACGTAATAACTGTTTTTCACCAGTTCCCTGAGTTCATTATAGATGGGTTCCAGACGCTGGGCCGTTGCCATCATCCAGTTGCTTACCGTGGAAGGACTCAGATGTATGCCTTCGCGTTCAAAAATATCCAACTGTCTGTTAATGGGAAGATGGTCGTAATATTTTGCCGTGGCGATGTGGGCCAGGACGCTTTCCGAGGCATTGCTGCGGGGATGGGCCATCACCGGCATGGGAGCTGTCACGATGCGTCCGTTGCGCAGGCGGTATTTGTGGCGGATAATGCGAATGACATAAAAGCGTACCGGGCGGATGGCATATTGCTCACTTACTTCCTCGCCCATCTTTACGGCTCCCTCCAGGTCGATTCCTTCTGCCATGGGTATGACGATTTCTTCACGGGGAAGAGACGGGTCAATGGGCCCACGGGCATGCGGGGTGATTTTCTTGGTAAAGCTTTTACGGAAACGGTTGTATTTTTTCTCACTCCGGTCTGCTTTTTCCTCCGCCTTCATTTCTTCCTTCACGGGATCTTCCACATCTATGGGGGAATCAAAGCAGATACCTAATTGTGCCGGATCCTCGGGAAGCGCACGCTTCTCACTGGATTTGCTCCAGCAGCGTCTTTTCAGATCGGCCAATTCCCAGCGCAAGAGTTTGTTTTCTGTTTCCAGATTACTTTTCTCCAACAACAGGGATACAAGTTTATCTTCTGCTTCTTTCCTCTGAGTCTCCCGCTCCAAGCTTTCTTGTTCCAATAAGGCACAACGCTCTTGCAAGCGTCTTTTTTCCTCTTGTAAACAACTGTACTCCTCCGCTTTTAATGTGACTTTCAGCTCTTTCATTTTTATCTCTTTACAGGTGTAAAGATAGCGATTATTGTTTAATTATCAAAGGTTTTACAGCTGTTTTTTATGCTTTGGAAGAGGTTTTTTTATTCTCTCGAAGAAAGGATTTCATTTAGCCTTTTCCATGTGATTGAGGTGTATTTATCTTTACGTTCCTGCTTGGTCAAGATGTATTTTTGACTCTTCAATTGACGCAATTCCACAATCACCTGGTTATCCTTAAAGTATAGCAATTTCATTTTTTTTCTTGACCGCTCGATAAAAAGATGCAAATCACGGCCCTGAACATAAGTGCTGCTATAAGAATGTACGATTTCCTGTAAACGATACAGTCCGGCATTAAAACCGACACAATTATAATACAGATAATAGTTTTGTCCGGTTCTTTTCTGGAAAGTACCATATCCGTGAGGAAACAACAAATCCGATACGTTGTGGATTCCTAACTCGTGTTTAGTTAATTTGTATCGCAAACTATGATTGAACACAAATATGACACTGTCAAATTCGGATGCAGGTTGAGATAGCAAGCTTTGCAACTTTTCGTTCACGTCTTCAAATACTCTTACATTAAAAGGAAAGGTGATCATTGTTTTTTTGAATGCAAAGGAAAAACAAAGAACCGAGAGTTAAAAGATGTACTAGGCCGAATGCTTACGANATAGCAAGCTTTGCAACTTTTCGTTCACGTCTTCAAATACTCTTACATTAAAAGGAAAGGTGATCATTGTTTTTTTGAATGCAAAGGAAAAACAAAGAACCGAGAGTTAAAAGATGTACTAGGCCGAATGCTTACAAATATTCTATCAAATTTTATAAATGACAATGTCGAGTAAATAAATGAGATTGTCAAGAATATATTCGACATTGTCATTTATTTATTCGACATTATCCCCTATAATTTACATCATATCGTAAATTTCAAAACTTATAGCTTACATGGGAAACTGTCCTAAGTGATTTCATACTTAACAAATTTATCGAATGAATTCAAAACAGTTTCTTATTTATAAAGCAAAAATAAGAAGATTTTTATCTATCTTCTGTTGTTTCATCTCTTAGCACATGCTAGTATTGTATAAGATCGAGAGAAACTTTGTATAAGTTCTAGTAGAACTAAGGAATTCTTCTAAAGAGCAATATTTCTCTATTATGAAGAAAAAGAGTTTATTATACTTATGTTTGTTATTTTTCAGTATAAGGGGAAACTTTAAAAACGCAAATGATCTCTTCAGATATTTCACAAAGTACCTCATTGATAGTCTTTTGACCCACCCTCAATTCTATTTTAAAGACAGTATAAGCCAACACAAAATATAAAAGCGTTCTTTAATATCCCGGCAATTGAAAGAAATAAAGTATATTTGCATAAGTATGTGTGAATAATTAGCTTATCCTATCTGTCATTCTGAAGAATCTTTCCCCACTACGGAGCACTAAACAGGAAATCCTTTGCGATGCTCAGGATGATAGATAAACCGATAATATAAAGTAAATGATAAGACTTACTTATAATCAATAGATTGAGAAGTTATGAAACGAACAGAAGTTGTAGCGTAAATCAGGGATATTATCCGCCACACTACTCCTACGGCAAAAACTATATTGTATGGTTCGGAAGCAAGAGGAGAAGCGCATAGTGATAGCGATATTGACTTGCTTATCCTACTCGATGGCGAAAAGTTGAGTTTAAAAGACGAAGAAGCTATTACACTGCCCCTTTATGAACTCGAACTAAAAACCGGTATATCTATTAGTCCGATAGTAACGCTAAAAAAACTTTAGGAGAACCGCCCGTTTAAAACACCTTTTTATATTAATGTTACTAACGAAGGAATTGTGTTATGAAAGAAATATATTAAATGAAGAAAACCGGGAAGCCTGAATTGCTTATAGATTACTCTTACCTTTAGTGTTCAATTGAGAAGATAACACCTATATTTATTGTGAGTAAATAAAAAAGTTATTACTTTGCACTCAATTTAGACTACTAATAATTTAAGCAAACATATTGATACCATGATTTGGAATGAGACAATGGAATGTATGAGCCGCGATGAAATGCGGAAACTACAGAGTATCCGGTTAAAACGGGTTGTTGAACACGTTTATCACAACTCACCTTTTTACCGTAAAAAAATGCAGGAAATGGGAATTACACCGGAGGATATCCAATCTATTGATGACATAGTTAA
This window contains:
- the tnpB gene encoding IS66 family insertion sequence element accessory protein TnpB, which translates into the protein MITFPFNVRVFEDVNEKLQSLLSQPASEFDSVIFVFNHSLRYKLTKHELGIHNVSDLLFPHGYGTFQKRTGQNYYLYYNCVGFNAGLYRLQEIVHSYSSTYVQGRDLHLFIERSRKKMKLLYFKDNQVIVELRQLKSQKYILTKQERKDKYTSITWKRLNEILSSRE